In Lolium rigidum isolate FL_2022 chromosome 7, APGP_CSIRO_Lrig_0.1, whole genome shotgun sequence, the DNA window GAGAAGGCGCGGAGCCCGAGGTGGTCCGACTGCGGCTGCGCGAGGTGCCTCGCGTGgcggagcgccggcggcggccggctgcACTTCGTCGCCGGCAAAGAAGAACCGACGCCGACCAAAGGTACTACGATTTTCCGTTTTTCAGTTACTACTCGCGTGTGCGCGCACGCAATTACTTGTCAGTCGCCCGGCCGGCATGATCCAACAGAACCGCGTGACTTTTGCGCAGCGACGACAAGAAGCGAGAGAGGTCCCGGGGACGACGCCATCTTCATCcacggcttcacgtcgtcgtcctccttcTGGGCGCAGACCGTGTTCCCGGAGCTCGCCGCCACCACGAACCGCAGGCTGCTCGCCGTCGATCTCCTCGGCTTCGGCGACAGCCCCAAGCCGGCGAACTGCGCGTACACGCTGCGGGACCACGTCGAGGCCATCGAGCGGAGCCTCATCGACCCACTCGGCCTCACCTCCTTCCACCTGGTCAGCCACTCCATGGGCTGCACCGTCGCCATAGCTCTCGCCGCGAGAAACCCGGCTCGGGTCAGATCCATCACGCTCGTCGCGCCGGTACGCACTCGTTCTGAATATGTTCTCAGAGATATGTATACTTTCTGCTCAGTCGATCGTGTCGTGTTCATGGCGTTGCATTGCATGTATCCCTCCAGCCGTACTTCCTGCCCTGCGAAGAGAGGGCGAGTCAGGTGGCGCTGACCCGGCTGGCCGAGAAGAAGCTCTGGCCGCCGCTGGTGTTCGGCACGGCGGTGATGTCCTGGTACGAGCACATCGGGAGGACTGTCTGCTTCGTCGTCTGCAAGAACCACCGGGTCTGGGAGTGGCTCATCAGGATCCTCACGCGAAAGAGGTAGCGAAATCGATCAAATTCATTCAGACACAAACAATAATTTGCTTGGACCTGACGACTATGAATACAGCGGCGTGGACTTCGTGGTCAGGGACCTGACGAGGCACACGCATCACTCGGCGTGGAACACGATGCACAACGTGATCTGCGGCGGGGCGGGGGTGCAGGACCGGAACCTGGAGGTgctggcggcggccggcgtgCCGGTGAGGGTGGTCCACGGCGACGGGGACCAGGTGGTTCCGGTCGAGTGCAGCAGCCGTCACCTGAAATCGAAGCTCCCACGCGCGGAGCTGCGTCTCCTGGGCGGACGCGACCACCGGACGGTGGTCTTCGGAAGGGAGAAGGAGTTCGCCGAGGAGCTCCGAGAGTTCTGGTCAGGTTGTGAGAACC includes these proteins:
- the LOC124673230 gene encoding probable lysophospholipase BODYGUARD 4, with product MPGGLPALLSRPAKWPGVALAAAVFAFLDVLDVLLCLVYAALDAVLEDSPVACFCHRTHGAEGVSDTLYLRRSAFRDALLALLRTVGVGKRTTNASPEKARSPRWSDCGCARCLAWRSAGGGRLHFVAGKEEPTPTKGTTIFRFSVTTRRGPGDDAIFIHGFTSSSSFWAQTVFPELAATTNRRLLAVDLLGFGDSPKPANCAYTLRDHVEAIERSLIDPLGLTSFHLVSHSMGCTVAIALAARNPARVRSITLVAPPYFLPCEERASQVALTRLAEKKLWPPLVFGTAVMSWYEHIGRTVCFVVCKNHRVWEWLIRILTRKSGVDFVVRDLTRHTHHSAWNTMHNVICGGAGVQDRNLEVLAAAGVPVRVVHGDGDQVVPVECSSRHLKSKLPRAELRLLGGRDHRTVVFGREKEFAEELREFWSGCENREAMVMDGCVRT